Proteins from one Alkalidesulfovibrio alkalitolerans DSM 16529 genomic window:
- a CDS encoding TIGR04283 family arsenosugar biosynthesis glycosyltransferase, with product MRLTFWLWLTLFSLGQAWLVALSLMPGGRAAPLFALLYALCVLLVWPLARSFRVKGRAGLILAVGLGLAFRALWLPAPVDADVFRYVWEGLVQLAGENPYLLAPDAAELTPLALAHPEVWGGVFWREIPAIYPPLLELVFRGAAALSPEPWAMKAVLVVFDAACLALLALLVHGRGLRPGRLLYWALNPLALLFLAGDAHAESVQVFFLLLGLLCFERGRERSGFLALGAAVMSKYLALPVLLMCLTRKNLRHAWWAALPLAAFLPFLDAGGGIFAGLVAFGGGHHYNGLLAEALWPLLGRGTPLALVAILALMLAAIFLSVHDRMRSAWLSLGCVVLCLPTVHPWYLAPVAVLLPLFPSRAWLWLCAGMAVTLPVNWITATGGLLTNWHWLTVAAYAPFVLLILHGVFRDGRIERSRRFSPPGTLSVIIPTLNEAERLPECLRAVRAAGCVDEIVVADGGSTDKTPEVAASFGAVVVSGPRGRGTQIAAGIRAAKGDVLVVLHADCLPEPGVFARIKKALVENPAAPGGAVGMRYGNSSPPTRLIAGLNNLRVIAAGIAFGDQMQFARREALNHAGGFPELPLMEDVELSLRLKEMGPCLFLPRGVTASGRRWRREGFFANVGHVVGLLARYLAERRLGVIRPDDAYYEQYYGPAAAMEKRLGDP from the coding sequence GTGCGCCTGACCTTCTGGCTCTGGCTCACGCTCTTCTCGCTCGGCCAGGCCTGGCTCGTGGCCCTTTCCCTGATGCCGGGCGGCCGCGCCGCGCCGCTCTTCGCGCTGCTCTACGCCCTTTGCGTGCTCCTGGTCTGGCCGCTGGCCCGGTCCTTTCGCGTCAAGGGCCGGGCAGGGCTCATCCTGGCCGTGGGCCTGGGGCTGGCCTTTCGCGCGCTGTGGCTGCCCGCGCCCGTGGACGCCGACGTCTTTCGCTACGTCTGGGAAGGGCTGGTCCAGCTCGCCGGGGAAAACCCCTACCTCCTGGCCCCGGACGCGGCCGAGCTGACGCCCCTGGCCTTGGCCCATCCCGAGGTCTGGGGCGGCGTGTTCTGGCGCGAAATACCGGCCATCTATCCGCCGCTGCTCGAACTCGTCTTTCGCGGCGCGGCCGCGCTTTCGCCCGAGCCGTGGGCCATGAAGGCGGTCCTTGTCGTCTTCGACGCGGCCTGCCTCGCCCTCCTGGCGCTGCTCGTCCACGGCCGGGGCCTTCGGCCCGGACGCCTCCTCTACTGGGCGCTCAACCCCCTGGCCCTGCTCTTTCTCGCGGGCGACGCCCATGCCGAGTCCGTGCAGGTCTTCTTCCTGCTGCTCGGGCTCCTCTGCTTCGAGCGCGGCCGCGAGCGCTCGGGCTTCCTGGCGCTTGGCGCGGCAGTCATGAGCAAGTACCTGGCCCTGCCCGTCCTCCTCATGTGCCTGACACGCAAAAACCTGCGCCACGCATGGTGGGCGGCTCTGCCCCTGGCGGCCTTCCTGCCCTTCCTGGACGCCGGGGGCGGCATCTTCGCCGGGCTCGTCGCCTTCGGCGGCGGCCATCATTACAACGGCCTGCTGGCCGAAGCGCTGTGGCCGCTCCTGGGCCGCGGCACGCCGCTCGCCCTGGTCGCGATCCTCGCGCTCATGCTGGCCGCGATCTTTCTTTCGGTGCACGACCGGATGCGCTCGGCGTGGCTCTCCCTGGGCTGTGTCGTGCTATGCCTGCCCACGGTCCACCCCTGGTATCTCGCGCCCGTGGCCGTGCTCCTGCCGCTGTTCCCCTCGCGCGCCTGGCTGTGGCTGTGCGCGGGCATGGCCGTGACCTTGCCGGTGAACTGGATCACGGCCACGGGCGGGCTGCTCACCAACTGGCACTGGCTGACCGTGGCCGCGTACGCGCCCTTCGTGCTCCTCATCCTTCACGGCGTCTTTCGCGACGGCAGGATCGAGCGCTCGCGCCGCTTCTCTCCTCCAGGCACCCTTTCCGTCATCATCCCCACCCTGAACGAGGCCGAGCGCCTGCCCGAGTGCCTGCGCGCCGTACGTGCGGCTGGCTGCGTGGACGAGATCGTGGTCGCGGACGGCGGCTCAACGGACAAAACCCCTGAAGTGGCCGCAAGTTTCGGAGCCGTGGTCGTGTCCGGGCCAAGGGGCCGGGGAACGCAGATCGCGGCCGGGATACGCGCCGCCAAGGGCGACGTGCTGGTCGTGCTACATGCCGACTGCCTGCCCGAGCCGGGCGTGTTCGCGCGCATCAAAAAGGCGCTGGTCGAGAACCCGGCCGCGCCCGGCGGGGCCGTTGGCATGCGCTACGGCAATTCCTCGCCGCCCACGCGCCTGATCGCGGGCCTGAACAACCTGCGGGTGATTGCGGCGGGCATCGCCTTCGGCGACCAGATGCAGTTCGCGCGGCGCGAGGCCCTCAACCACGCTGGAGGCTTTCCCGAACTGCCGCTCATGGAGGACGTGGAGCTTTCGCTGCGCCTGAAGGAGATGGGGCCGTGCCTGTTTCTGCCGCGCGGGGTGACGGCCTCCGGCAGGCGCTGGAGGCGCGAGGGCTTTTTCGCCAACGTGGGACACGTGGTCGGGCTTCTGGCACGCTATCTGGCCGAGCGCAGGCTCGGCGTGATTCGCCCGGACGACGCCTATTACGAACAGTATTACGGTCCGGCCGCGGCCATGGAAAAGCGGCTGGGCGATCCGTGA
- the htpG gene encoding molecular chaperone HtpG, whose product MSTETGSFAFKAEVRQLLDILVHSLYASKEIFLRELVSNASDALDKLRIEQLRGASLDDLPLEIRIRADKDAKTLTVTDTGIGMTRDELIANIGTIAHSGTREFVSRLAETADAEKAKSIIGQFGVGFYSVFMVAREVKLTTRSFAEGEPAWIWTSDGKGEYAIAQAEGAPRGTSIEIALRDEDLEYADPARLKEIITRHSGFLGHPIFVNDERVNTVPAIWREPKFQIKPEQYAEFYRHLTYDTEDPLETIHVTADAPIQWTALLFAPKANRDLLLGSYQGQQGVDLYVRRVLIQHGNKDVLPEYLGFLRGVVDSEDLPLNVARETLQENRVLRAISNAVTKHALSHLKKAAVDRPEAYADLWREHGKILKLGYSDYVNREAFSELLRFNSSACEDEKGLVSLDEYVSRMKEGQVDIHYISGPSREAVTANPQIEFLRRKGVEVLYLYEPIDEFVMESVGEFKGKALTPAERADVAVLEKLPDEAGDESDKPAELSEDQALALPALLSRMKEVLGERVTEVRESRRLKDSPVVLVAPDGQPTTGMHKIMRLITKDESLPQKAMEINTGHPVIRDLLAVAAKKADDPFIELAAWQLYESAMLQEGYLQDPHALAERMRKTLAAASDLYARK is encoded by the coding sequence ATGAGCACCGAAACCGGTTCCTTCGCCTTCAAGGCGGAGGTGCGCCAGCTTCTCGACATCCTGGTCCACTCGCTTTACGCCAGCAAGGAGATATTCCTGCGCGAGCTGGTCTCCAACGCCTCGGACGCCCTGGACAAGCTGCGCATCGAGCAGTTGCGCGGGGCAAGTCTCGACGACCTGCCACTTGAAATCCGCATCCGGGCGGACAAGGACGCCAAGACCCTGACCGTCACGGACACGGGCATCGGCATGACCCGCGACGAGCTGATCGCGAACATCGGCACCATCGCCCATTCCGGCACCCGCGAGTTCGTCTCGCGCCTGGCCGAGACCGCGGACGCCGAGAAGGCCAAGTCCATCATCGGCCAGTTCGGCGTGGGCTTTTATTCCGTGTTCATGGTCGCGCGCGAGGTGAAGCTCACCACCCGGTCGTTCGCCGAGGGCGAGCCCGCCTGGATCTGGACCTCGGACGGCAAGGGCGAATACGCCATCGCTCAGGCTGAAGGCGCGCCGCGCGGCACGAGCATCGAGATCGCGCTGCGCGACGAGGACCTGGAATACGCCGATCCCGCGCGGCTTAAGGAGATAATCACCCGCCACTCCGGGTTCCTGGGCCACCCCATCTTCGTCAACGACGAGCGCGTGAACACCGTGCCCGCCATCTGGCGCGAGCCCAAGTTCCAGATCAAGCCCGAGCAGTACGCCGAATTCTACAGGCACCTGACCTACGACACCGAAGACCCGCTTGAGACCATCCACGTCACGGCCGACGCGCCCATCCAGTGGACCGCGCTGCTTTTCGCGCCCAAGGCCAACCGCGACCTGCTGCTCGGCTCGTACCAGGGCCAGCAGGGCGTGGACCTCTACGTCAGGCGCGTGCTGATCCAGCACGGCAACAAGGACGTGCTGCCCGAGTACCTGGGCTTTTTGCGCGGCGTGGTGGACTCCGAGGACCTGCCCCTGAACGTGGCCCGCGAGACCTTGCAGGAGAACCGGGTTTTGCGTGCCATCAGCAACGCCGTGACCAAGCACGCGCTCTCGCACCTGAAGAAGGCGGCCGTGGACAGGCCCGAGGCCTACGCGGACCTGTGGCGCGAGCACGGCAAGATCCTCAAGCTCGGCTACAGCGACTACGTGAACCGCGAGGCCTTCTCCGAGCTTTTGCGCTTCAACTCCTCGGCCTGCGAGGACGAGAAGGGCCTCGTCTCCCTCGACGAGTACGTCTCGCGCATGAAGGAAGGACAAGTAGACATCCACTACATCTCCGGCCCCTCGCGCGAGGCCGTGACCGCCAATCCCCAGATCGAGTTCCTGCGCCGCAAGGGCGTGGAGGTGCTCTACCTCTACGAGCCCATCGACGAGTTCGTCATGGAGAGCGTGGGCGAGTTCAAGGGCAAGGCGCTCACGCCTGCCGAGCGCGCTGACGTGGCCGTTCTGGAGAAGCTGCCCGACGAGGCCGGGGATGAGTCGGACAAGCCCGCCGAGCTTTCCGAGGACCAGGCCCTGGCCCTGCCCGCGCTGCTTTCGCGCATGAAGGAGGTGCTGGGCGAGCGCGTCACCGAGGTGCGCGAGTCGCGCCGCCTCAAGGATTCGCCCGTGGTCCTGGTGGCTCCGGACGGCCAGCCCACCACCGGCATGCACAAGATCATGCGCCTCATCACCAAGGACGAGTCGCTGCCGCAAAAGGCCATGGAGATCAACACCGGCCATCCGGTGATCCGCGACCTGCTCGCCGTGGCCGCGAAAAAGGCCGACGACCCGTTCATCGAGCTGGCCGCCTGGCAACTCTACGAGTCGGCCATGCTCCAGGAGGGGTATCTGCAGGACCCCCACGCCCTGGCCGAGCGCATGCGCAAGACCCTGGCTGCGGCCAGCGACCTTTACGCCCGGAAATAG
- a CDS encoding cobyric acid synthase — translation MPEHSFSHGGHIRALAQRAGRNPSEILDFSASINPLGPPAWLRSVVAGSLSQAVHYPDPEALTLREAAAALHGGGAEEYLAGNGVSDILYVLPRLGGHARAVIPVPAYGDYERAARLAGLDVTHVPLSAGNGFRLDPGLIEKALANGPAMVFLGQPNNPTGTSVPPGELARLAQAHPDSLFVIDEAFADFTADLPRLAGQRPENMVVLLSLTKIFAVPGLRLGLAAAAPGLIRKLADISPPWQCSTIAQAVGARALADLEFQQRSRTVAQEFKAHLLGLLAAFPEIEVFAGEANFVLCRLNAPGLDGRDLAERLLQHGIAIRACDTFAGLDASWFRLAVRQKAENERLAEALGKVFRPAARARAARARRTPAIMVQGTCSNAGKSVLAAGLCRIFARKGLSPCPFKAQNMSLNSFVTMDGGEMGRAQVTQALAAGREPEARMNPVLLKPSSDTGSQVIVLGRPVGVMRVAQYVAYKPTAFAAARAAYDELAATAGVMVVEGAGSPAEVNLKAHDIVNMAMARHAGARVLLVADIDRGGSFASLAGTMDCLEEWERALVAGFVLNKFRGDASLLAGGFDFLRLHTGREVLGVVPWLPGLGLPEEDSVSFKQGLTLAGKEGAALDVAVADLAHISNFTDLDALAAEPDVRLRRVARGRDLGRPDCVILPGSKNTLADLDRLRESGLAGAVAALRGQTVIVGICGGFQMLGQSVADPLGLESARGVSPGLGLLDVRTVLAAEKTLARRLVTDLTTGCAVTGYEIHHGETVLGETASGGTAPDGGASRPLYAEDAGLGRVSADGLTLGTYLHGVFDADGHRHAFLDFLRRRKGLAPLPAGARAAFGLDAALDRLADALESSLDMQRIEGMLGI, via the coding sequence ATGCCCGAGCACTCCTTCTCCCACGGCGGCCACATCCGGGCCCTGGCCCAGCGCGCTGGTCGCAATCCATCGGAAATCCTCGACTTCTCGGCCAGCATCAACCCGCTCGGGCCGCCTGCGTGGCTTCGTTCCGTGGTCGCGGGCAGCCTCTCGCAGGCCGTGCACTATCCCGACCCCGAGGCCCTGACCCTGCGCGAGGCCGCGGCCGCGCTCCACGGCGGCGGGGCGGAGGAATACCTAGCCGGAAACGGCGTGAGCGACATCCTGTACGTCTTGCCGCGCCTGGGCGGCCACGCGCGGGCCGTGATCCCCGTGCCCGCCTACGGCGACTACGAGCGCGCCGCGCGGCTGGCCGGGCTCGACGTGACGCACGTGCCCCTTTCGGCCGGGAACGGCTTTCGCCTCGACCCGGGCCTGATCGAGAAGGCGCTCGCAAACGGCCCGGCCATGGTCTTCCTGGGCCAGCCCAACAACCCCACGGGCACAAGCGTCCCGCCGGGCGAACTGGCCCGCCTCGCCCAGGCCCACCCCGATTCGCTCTTCGTCATCGACGAGGCCTTTGCCGATTTCACGGCCGATCTGCCGCGCCTGGCCGGGCAGCGGCCGGAAAACATGGTCGTGCTCCTCTCGTTGACCAAGATATTCGCCGTGCCGGGCCTGCGCCTGGGCCTTGCGGCCGCGGCGCCCGGCCTGATCCGGAAGCTGGCGGATATCTCGCCGCCCTGGCAGTGCTCGACCATCGCCCAGGCAGTGGGGGCGCGCGCTCTGGCGGACCTGGAGTTTCAGCAGCGGTCGCGCACGGTGGCGCAGGAGTTCAAGGCGCATCTTCTGGGGCTGCTCGCGGCCTTCCCGGAGATCGAGGTTTTTGCGGGCGAGGCGAATTTCGTCCTTTGCCGCCTGAACGCGCCGGGCCTTGACGGGCGCGACCTGGCCGAGCGGCTTTTGCAACACGGCATCGCCATCCGCGCCTGCGATACCTTCGCGGGGCTTGACGCCTCGTGGTTCCGGCTGGCCGTGCGGCAAAAGGCCGAGAACGAGCGGCTGGCCGAGGCCCTGGGCAAGGTGTTCCGTCCGGCCGCGCGCGCCCGCGCCGCAAGGGCGCGCCGTACGCCCGCGATCATGGTCCAGGGCACCTGCTCCAACGCGGGCAAGAGCGTACTCGCGGCGGGCCTTTGCCGGATATTCGCCCGCAAGGGGCTTTCGCCGTGCCCCTTCAAGGCCCAGAACATGTCGCTCAACTCCTTCGTGACCATGGACGGCGGCGAGATGGGCCGCGCCCAGGTGACGCAGGCCCTGGCCGCCGGGCGCGAGCCCGAGGCGCGCATGAATCCGGTGCTGCTCAAGCCCAGCTCCGACACCGGCTCGCAGGTCATCGTGCTGGGCAGGCCCGTGGGCGTGATGCGCGTGGCCCAGTACGTCGCCTACAAGCCCACGGCCTTCGCGGCCGCGCGCGCGGCCTACGACGAGCTGGCCGCCACGGCCGGGGTCATGGTCGTCGAGGGCGCGGGCTCGCCCGCCGAGGTCAACCTCAAGGCCCACGACATCGTGAACATGGCCATGGCCCGCCACGCCGGGGCGCGAGTGCTGCTCGTCGCGGACATCGACCGGGGCGGCTCCTTCGCCTCGCTGGCCGGGACCATGGATTGCCTGGAGGAATGGGAGCGCGCGCTTGTGGCCGGGTTCGTGCTCAACAAGTTCAGGGGCGATGCCTCGCTGCTCGCCGGGGGCTTCGACTTTTTGCGCCTGCACACCGGCCGCGAGGTGCTCGGCGTTGTGCCCTGGCTGCCCGGCCTGGGCCTGCCCGAGGAGGATTCTGTGTCCTTCAAGCAAGGGCTGACGCTTGCCGGGAAGGAGGGGGCCGCCCTGGACGTCGCCGTGGCCGACCTGGCGCACATCTCGAACTTCACCGATCTCGACGCCCTGGCCGCCGAGCCGGACGTGCGCCTTCGCCGCGTGGCGCGCGGCCGCGACCTGGGGCGGCCCGACTGCGTGATCCTGCCCGGCTCCAAGAACACCCTGGCCGACCTCGACCGGCTGCGCGAATCGGGTCTGGCCGGGGCAGTGGCCGCGCTTCGCGGCCAGACCGTGATCGTGGGCATCTGCGGCGGTTTCCAGATGCTCGGGCAGAGCGTGGCCGACCCCTTGGGCCTTGAATCCGCGCGCGGCGTCTCGCCGGGCCTTGGGCTTTTGGACGTGCGCACGGTGCTCGCGGCCGAGAAGACCCTGGCGCGGCGCTTGGTCACGGACCTGACCACGGGCTGCGCGGTCACGGGGTACGAGATTCATCACGGTGAGACCGTTTTGGGAGAGACCGCTTCGGGGGGAACGGCTCCAGACGGGGGGGCCTCGCGGCCGTTGTACGCCGAGGACGCGGGCCTTGGCCGCGTCTCGGCCGACGGCCTGACGCTGGGCACCTATCTGCACGGCGTGTTCGACGCCGACGGCCACCGCCACGCCTTTCTCGACTTCCTGCGCCGCCGCAAGGGGCTTGCGCCGCTGCCTGCCGGGGCCCGCGCGGCCTTCGGCCTGGACGCGGCCCTGGACCGCCTCGCGGACGCGCTCGAATCGTCGCTCGACATGCAGCGCATCGAGGGTATGCTAGGAATATGA
- a CDS encoding ABC transporter ATP-binding protein produces the protein MSTPLLECRRVRFAHPGGPDLFTDFDLAVEAGGYYAVRGPSGAGKSTLLRLLCRLEEPVSGEILFQGRPLAEYAPPELRRAVCLIQQTPQVFPVSVRENLLVPFTLAANASLPRPSDQDLLARLHGFRLADVALTSQAASLSVGQRQRLCLIRALLLGPKALLLDEPTSALDPESAAVVMAEIARVNAEEGVAVIMVTHAEGLKMPARAREVRVGGDGRKGDREESVSQAVQKAPDARR, from the coding sequence ATGAGCACGCCGCTTCTTGAATGCCGCAGGGTGCGCTTCGCGCATCCAGGCGGGCCGGACCTCTTCACGGACTTCGACTTGGCCGTCGAGGCCGGGGGCTATTACGCGGTGCGCGGGCCTTCGGGCGCGGGCAAATCCACGCTGCTGCGCCTGCTGTGCCGTCTGGAAGAGCCCGTGTCCGGCGAGATCCTGTTCCAGGGTCGGCCGCTGGCCGAATACGCCCCGCCCGAGCTTCGCCGCGCGGTCTGCCTGATCCAGCAGACGCCGCAGGTGTTTCCGGTCTCGGTGCGCGAGAACTTGCTTGTGCCCTTCACCTTGGCGGCCAACGCCTCGCTGCCACGGCCAAGCGACCAGGACCTGCTCGCCAGGCTGCACGGCTTTCGCCTCGCAGACGTGGCGCTCACGTCCCAGGCGGCTTCGCTCTCCGTGGGCCAGCGGCAGCGTTTGTGCCTGATCCGCGCGCTGTTGCTCGGGCCAAAGGCCCTGTTGCTCGACGAGCCCACCTCGGCCCTGGACCCCGAGAGCGCGGCCGTGGTCATGGCCGAGATCGCCCGCGTCAACGCCGAGGAGGGCGTGGCCGTGATCATGGTGACGCACGCCGAAGGGTTGAAAATGCCCGCGCGGGCGCGCGAGGTCCGCGTCGGCGGGGACGGCCGCAAGGGTGATCGTGAAGAATCCGTTTCACAGGCCGTTCAAAAAGCGCCAGATGCAAGGCGCTAG
- a CDS encoding ABC transporter permease: MNAMPAEIGPLQLSLGLVFVLLGLWGSRRYDLGIGRDLVVGTVRTFAQLLLMGWLLVYIFQAQMLVVVLGVFVVMVATAAHIVRGRVKDRQVAVGLPVFASMFLSYLVVSVMVTGVIVQASPWWRAEYFIPLAGMVIGNSMSALALALERLLSELRDKRERVEMLLSLGASPAEASRDAVRAALRAGIMPSINSMMGVGIVFIPGMMTGQILAGADPRDAISYQIVVMLMLVGSTVLGSLFTVLWVRRSCFGPGGALVLRPPTA; the protein is encoded by the coding sequence ATGAACGCCATGCCCGCAGAAATAGGCCCGTTGCAGCTTTCGCTGGGGCTCGTCTTCGTCCTGCTCGGACTATGGGGCTCCAGGCGCTACGATCTTGGGATCGGCCGCGACCTCGTGGTGGGCACGGTGCGCACCTTTGCCCAGCTTCTGCTCATGGGCTGGCTTTTGGTGTACATCTTCCAGGCTCAGATGCTTGTGGTGGTGCTCGGCGTGTTCGTGGTCATGGTGGCCACGGCCGCGCACATCGTGCGCGGCCGGGTCAAGGACCGGCAGGTCGCGGTCGGCCTGCCGGTCTTCGCGTCCATGTTCCTGTCCTATCTCGTGGTCTCGGTCATGGTCACGGGCGTGATCGTGCAGGCTTCGCCCTGGTGGCGGGCGGAATACTTCATCCCCCTGGCGGGCATGGTCATCGGCAACTCCATGAGCGCCCTGGCCCTGGCCCTGGAGCGCCTGCTCTCGGAATTGCGCGACAAGCGCGAGCGGGTGGAGATGCTGCTCTCGCTCGGGGCCTCGCCCGCCGAGGCCAGCCGCGACGCGGTGCGTGCGGCGCTTCGCGCGGGCATCATGCCCTCCATCAACTCCATGATGGGCGTGGGCATCGTCTTCATCCCCGGCATGATGACCGGTCAGATCCTGGCCGGGGCCGACCCCAGGGACGCCATCAGCTACCAGATCGTGGTCATGCTCATGCTGGTGGGCTCTACGGTGCTCGGCAGCCTGTTCACGGTGCTGTGGGTCCGACGCTCGTGCTTCGGGCCGGGCGGCGCGCTTGTGCTTCGCCCGCCTACGGCTTGA
- a CDS encoding cation:proton antiporter family protein, with protein sequence MLVILISFAFAFGLILTRVGLPPMVGFLLAGFVYHMAGLATPAGLDTVADLGITLLLFSIGLKLDVKGLLKPEIWASATSHIVLSTAFITGALLLGQHWLTTPLLDMSWQTMLILGFALSFSSTVFAVKVLEDKGDLTAFYGRIAIGILIMQDLFAVLFLSASEGKLPSLWALSVLALPLLRPVLFRFLDMAGRGELFILCGLFIALGVGAEGFSLVGLKPDLGALVVGVLVAGHKRASELSKALFGFKELMLVGFFLSIGMAGLPTWDMLLAAALLCLLLPFKCGLYHLIISRFGLRSRTSLFATLSLANYSEFGLIVTAIAVGQNLLPTEWLLVMAMTVSLSFAVASPFSTSSERVYRWMSSWLKRFECAYCHPHDAPIDVAGAKALIFGMGRIGSGAYDELVKTYGRAVVGVEHAPERVDFNRADGRRVILGDACDTEFWLKIKADAALELVILAMPNHHGNVFAAKQLRNLGFECHVAAIARYPEEVEELAELNICAAYNMYEQAGGGLAKKALESCSFKP encoded by the coding sequence ATGCTCGTCATCCTCATCAGTTTCGCCTTCGCCTTCGGCCTGATCCTGACCCGCGTGGGCCTGCCGCCCATGGTCGGCTTTTTGCTGGCCGGGTTCGTCTACCACATGGCCGGACTCGCCACTCCCGCTGGCCTGGACACGGTGGCGGACCTGGGCATCACCCTGCTGCTCTTCTCCATCGGCCTGAAGCTCGACGTGAAGGGGCTGCTCAAGCCCGAGATATGGGCCAGCGCCACGTCGCACATCGTGCTCTCCACGGCCTTCATCACGGGCGCGCTCCTGCTCGGCCAGCACTGGCTGACCACGCCGCTGCTCGACATGTCCTGGCAGACCATGCTCATCCTGGGCTTCGCCCTGTCCTTTTCGAGCACGGTCTTCGCGGTCAAGGTGCTGGAAGACAAGGGCGACCTGACGGCCTTCTACGGCCGCATCGCCATCGGCATCCTGATCATGCAGGATCTCTTCGCCGTGCTCTTCCTCAGCGCCTCGGAAGGCAAGCTGCCGAGCCTGTGGGCCCTCTCGGTCCTCGCCCTGCCGCTGCTTCGACCCGTGCTCTTCCGTTTTCTGGACATGGCGGGACGCGGCGAACTGTTCATCCTCTGCGGATTGTTCATCGCCCTGGGCGTGGGCGCGGAGGGCTTCTCCCTGGTCGGGCTCAAGCCGGACCTGGGAGCGCTGGTCGTGGGCGTGCTCGTGGCCGGGCACAAGCGCGCCTCCGAGCTTTCCAAGGCCCTGTTCGGCTTCAAGGAACTGATGCTCGTGGGCTTCTTCCTGTCCATCGGCATGGCTGGCCTGCCCACCTGGGATATGCTCCTCGCGGCCGCGCTCCTGTGCCTGCTCTTGCCCTTCAAGTGCGGCCTGTACCATCTCATCATCAGCCGCTTCGGACTGCGCTCGCGCACCAGCCTGTTCGCCACGCTCTCGCTGGCCAACTACTCGGAGTTCGGGCTCATCGTCACGGCCATCGCCGTGGGCCAGAACCTGCTGCCGACCGAGTGGCTGCTCGTCATGGCCATGACCGTGAGCCTGTCCTTCGCCGTGGCCTCGCCCTTCAGCACCTCGTCGGAGCGGGTCTACCGCTGGATGAGTTCCTGGCTCAAGCGCTTCGAGTGCGCCTACTGCCATCCGCACGACGCGCCCATCGACGTGGCCGGGGCCAAGGCCCTGATCTTCGGCATGGGCCGCATCGGCAGCGGGGCCTACGACGAACTGGTCAAGACCTACGGCCGGGCCGTGGTCGGCGTGGAGCACGCGCCCGAGCGGGTGGACTTCAACCGCGCCGACGGCCGCCGCGTGATCCTGGGCGATGCCTGCGACACGGAATTCTGGCTGAAGATCAAGGCCGACGCGGCGCTCGAACTGGTCATCCTGGCCATGCCCAACCACCATGGCAACGTGTTCGCGGCCAAGCAACTGCGCAACCTGGGCTTCGAGTGCCATGTGGCGGCCATCGCCCGTTACCCCGAAGAGGTTGAGGAACTGGCCGAGTTGAACATCTGCGCGGCTTACAACATGTACGAGCAGGCGGGCGGCGGGCTGGCCAAGAAGGCTTTGGAAAGCTGCAGCTTCAAGCCGTAG
- a CDS encoding pyridoxal phosphate-dependent aminotransferase, giving the protein MRRAQRLARITPSVTLAINAKTQELKAQGRTVVSLAVGEPDFPTPDHIREAAKAAIDQNFTRYTPVPGIPELREKAAGYYERFYGVGAPRESVIICNGGKQALYNLFLALLDPGDEVLLPAPYWVSYPDMVALADASCVTVPAGPEKNYLVDASDLEAAWTPRTRAVILNSPSNPTGCCHTQEQLDAIAAWAVRRGVFVVSDEVYDRLVFAPAKPVTLSGWWAKHPENFAIIGALSKTFCMTGWRVGWCLAHPLLIKAMNTIQGQSTSNVCSITQKAALAALTGPWDIVEEMKTAFARRRDLVMKHIASWPGAVCPTPDGAFYAFPDVSALYTEETPNSAALCEKLLEEASVALVPGSAFGDDRCIRISYALDDATLDAAMQRIGAALTK; this is encoded by the coding sequence ATGCGCCGCGCGCAGCGCCTCGCCCGCATCACCCCCTCGGTCACCCTGGCCATCAACGCCAAAACCCAGGAGCTGAAGGCCCAGGGCCGCACCGTGGTCAGCCTGGCCGTGGGCGAGCCGGACTTCCCCACGCCCGATCACATCCGCGAGGCCGCCAAGGCGGCCATCGACCAGAATTTCACCCGCTACACGCCCGTGCCGGGCATTCCCGAACTGCGCGAGAAGGCCGCGGGCTACTACGAGCGATTCTACGGCGTTGGCGCGCCCAGGGAATCGGTCATCATCTGCAACGGCGGCAAGCAGGCGCTCTACAACCTCTTCCTGGCCCTGCTCGATCCGGGCGACGAGGTGCTTTTGCCCGCGCCCTACTGGGTCAGCTACCCGGACATGGTGGCCCTGGCCGACGCCTCGTGCGTCACCGTGCCCGCCGGACCGGAGAAAAACTATCTGGTGGACGCGAGCGACCTGGAGGCGGCCTGGACGCCGCGCACCCGCGCCGTGATCCTCAACTCGCCCTCCAACCCCACGGGTTGCTGCCACACCCAGGAGCAGCTCGACGCCATCGCGGCCTGGGCCGTCAGGCGCGGAGTCTTCGTCGTCAGCGACGAGGTCTACGACCGCCTCGTCTTCGCCCCGGCCAAGCCCGTGACGCTCTCAGGCTGGTGGGCCAAGCATCCCGAGAACTTCGCCATCATCGGCGCGCTCTCCAAGACCTTCTGCATGACCGGCTGGCGCGTGGGCTGGTGCCTGGCGCACCCCCTCCTCATCAAGGCCATGAACACCATCCAGGGCCAATCCACCTCCAACGTCTGCTCCATCACCCAGAAGGCGGCCCTGGCCGCCCTGACCGGGCCGTGGGACATCGTGGAGGAGATGAAGACGGCCTTCGCCCGCCGCCGCGATCTGGTCATGAAGCACATCGCGTCGTGGCCCGGCGCGGTCTGCCCCACGCCCGACGGCGCGTTCTACGCCTTTCCCGACGTGAGCGCGCTCTACACCGAGGAGACGCCGAACTCGGCCGCGCTGTGCGAAAAGCTCCTGGAGGAGGCCTCGGTGGCCCTGGTGCCGGGCAGCGCGTTCGGCGACGACCGCTGCATCCGCATCTCCTACGCCCTGGACGACGCAACGCTCGACGCGGCCATGCAGCGCATCGGCGCGGCGCTCACGAAATAG